CAGGGATGATGAAATAAAGGACCACTCTTCCGAAGGCATAAGAAACACGCTTTCTAATGTCGGCATCAGATGGTGGTTCATTTTTGCGAGTTGAAGCTCGTACTCAAAATCAGAAACCGCGCGCAGTCCGCGAACCAGAATGTTGGCTTTTTGGCGTTGCGCGAAATGCACCATCAGTTCGCTGAAGCCGATCACTTCCACGTTTGGCAAGTGTTGCGTGACCCCTTTCGCCAGCGTCACGCGTTCGTCGAGCGTAAATAACGTATTTTTGCTGGGGCTGGCGGCAATCGCCAGCACCAGATGGTCGAACATGTGCGATGCGCGGCTAAGCAGATCCAGATGACCATTGGTTAGCGGATCAAAAGTACCGGGGTAAATGGCTTTGGTTGTCATGATGCTCCTCTGCTTCTGTGCTCAATACCACGGTCAATTAGTGAGTCCGGGGCGGCAGATAGGGTTCCAGTAATGAGAGTAACTTCTGCAGAGCCCCTTGATTTTGATGCAATACCTCAACGGCATGTCGGCCATAATAGCGGCGGTAGTCTTCATCGGCGAGCAGATTTCCAACTTCTTTGATCAACGATGCGGTATCGGTAACCGTAATCAGTCCGTCTGCTTGCTCAAGTTTGTTGCAGATATCTTTGAAGTTAAAAGTATGCGGCCCCATCAGCACGGGAATGGCGTGAGCGGCGGCCTCAAGCGGATTGTGTCCGCCTCGCTCGACCAGGCTGCCGCCGACAAA
This window of the Brenneria goodwinii genome carries:
- the coaD gene encoding pantetheine-phosphate adenylyltransferase, whose protein sequence is MTTKAIYPGTFDPLTNGHLDLLSRASHMFDHLVLAIAASPSKNTLFTLDERVTLAKGVTQHLPNVEVIGFSELMVHFAQRQKANILVRGLRAVSDFEYELQLAKMNHHLMPTLESVFLMPSEEWSFISSSLVKEVARHGGDVSHFLPKSIAAALKKKLALA